The nucleotide window TGGGCGATCGCACCCACCCTCCGGCCGATGCGTCCGAAGCCGATGATGCCCATCGTCAGGCCAGCCAGCTCGATGGGCGGGGTCTTCCAAAAACAGAAATCCGGCGCCCTCACCCACTCGCCGGCCATCACCGCCGCATGATGCGCACCGGCCTGATGGCACAGCTCCAGCAACAGCGCGAAGACATGCTGCGCCACGGAATCGGTCCCGTACTCCGGCACATTGGACACCGGAACGCCGCGCCGCCGTGCCGCAGCCACGTCGACCACGTTGTAACCTGTAGCCAGGACGGAGATGAACCGCAGCGCGGGCAAATTTGCCAGCGTCTGTGCCGTCAAAGGGACCTTGTTCACCAGTAGCACGTCCGCATCGCAGGCACGCAACAGGAGGTGCTCCGCCGGCGTGCGATCGTACAGCGTCAGCTCGCCGAGCTGGGCAAGTTCATCCCAGGGGTTGTCTCCCGGGTTGACGGTATAGCCGTCAAGCACGACTACCTTCATACCGATCTTCGCCGCCGACTCGTCTGGCCTATGATCTATCGAGACAATGGGTTAGGGAGTCAATGGCCCGATCTGCTTGACCGTCTCTGAGCACGCTCCTATAAGCGTCTCGACTCATGATGCTTGACTAAGCCCGCCCGCCGGGCATCGCACGCCGGATGGATACCGTCGCACTCGCGTACCGCTGCGCCGCTGCCGCAATCGAAGCCGGGAGGGAGATCCGCGAGACCGTCCATGCGATGGCGCTCGGCGACC belongs to Candidatus Binatia bacterium and includes:
- a CDS encoding NAD(P)-dependent oxidoreductase, which produces MKVVVLDGYTVNPGDNPWDELAQLGELTLYDRTPAEHLLLRACDADVLLVNKVPLTAQTLANLPALRFISVLATGYNVVDVAAARRRGVPVSNVPEYGTDSVAQHVFALLLELCHQAGAHHAAVMAGEWVRAPDFCFWKTPPIELAGLTMGIIGFGRIGRRVGAIA